The Sphingobium sp. TKS genomic interval GCGCTGGGTTCAAGGATGATATCGTCGGGCTGGATGTCGGCCAGCACCACCGCGAGGGCGGCAAGATCGACCGGCGTTGAGAATTGCTGCCATTCCACCTGTTCCTCGCTGCGCACTGTGTGGGTTGGAAGGCGATCAAGAAGGTCGCATGCGGCCGCGACGTCGCAGGGTTTCCTCAGGGAAAGGGGGCGGAGCCCAAGATGCTGGACCAGCGCATGCTCAAGGATCTCGAAGCTGTCGCGCTGGGTCCAGAGGCCATCGGCATCGCTGCCTCCAAAAGCCTGCATCATCGCTGCGCTGAGGTCCGCGCGGGTGATGGGGTCTGTGGAACCGAGGCGATCGCCAAGAATGGCGGCGGCACGCTGTTCGCCAAGGATCAGGGCATCGGGGATGGCGGGCATGGATCATTTCTCCGAAAAGCTGGCTGTCCCTTCGACAGCGTCAGCCCTTCACGCCCCCTCTTCTTGCCTGTGGGTTGCCGGCTGGAAGACCGGCAGGCGCTTTGGTCGCGCTTCAGCGCTGCGGGGAACGCACCGTTTCGAGCGCCTCGGCCCAGTCCTTGACGCCTTTGGGCGTCCTGATGCTGATCTCGAGGCCAGGCCGGGCGTAACGACGCATCGCCCGCGCGGCCGCGCGCTCGCCCTCGCCGTCATTGTCCGCCGCCAGGATCAGCGATGAGAGGGACTGCGGCAATATGAGGCGGTCGAGCCGCCTCGCGCCCAGGCTCGCCCAGCAGGGCTCGCCTTCGAGCAGGTTGAAGGCGCGAGCCGTCTCGAACCCTTCTGCAAGCGCCAGCACAGAATCGGGCCTGCCGCCGCCCTGCCAGGCGCCCCCGCCCGGCCTGCCCAGGAGCAGCTTCATGCGACACGCCCCGGTTTGAGGATCAAGGAAGATGCGCTGGACCGCGGTCAGCTGCCGCCCCTCCCGGACCGCGAGCAGAAGAGCGGGCTGATAACTCGTCCAGGGCAGCGGCCGATAGGGACAGCGCGGATGGTATCGCACATCGGCGACGGGCGGCTCGAGCCCCCGGAGGGTCATGTAGCGCTCGGCAAGGGTTCCGCTGACAGGGCCGGCCTGCGCCCACAGGCGCGCTGCACTCCCGGAAGACCGGGAGGGCGTGTCACAATAGGCGAAGCGCTTGCGGCGCGGGATGCGCCGCAAGGCACGCAGCACATCCTCCCGGGCGCAGCCGGCAAAGCATGTGACCAAAATCCCATGATCGCCCTGCCGTATGGATAGGCTTGGGGCTCGATCATCATGCACGGGACACCGGCACATGGCGGTGCGGCCATGCCAGCTCCCGTCAAGGGCCCCTACAAGGTCGATGGTGTCCTGGGACGGTCGTCGGGTTATCAGCGGCATCAGCCCATCTCCTTTTCCCATCGCCCAGCCACTCTCCCCTTTCGGCCGAACCGAGGGGTGGCGTCGGGACAGCATCCGATGATGCGGATGTCGAGCGGGCCTCCTCGGGGCGTTCGGTCTGAAATACCGCAACGCTGCAGACGGCGGGATCAGCTGATTCCAGAGCATCGAAAAGGAGGAACGAACATGGATTCTTCGTCAATTTCATGTTTGTGACATGCGAATCCTTTCAGATCAGCGCATTATTGTTTGCTTCTGATCTATCAAGGGGTTAACTGAAATCTATTCGGACCTTGTGCGCGCATGCGAGCCCCATTCGAGGGGCAAGGAGCCGTTAATGTCAATTTTAACATAATAGAATTCCACGAATGGATGGAATTTTTCGCAGGACTAGGAGAATTCACTTGGGATCGGAAGACAAATCTACCATTAATCAGAGTGTAAGGCTGGATTCTCTCACGATTGATGACCTGAAATCTCTGGAACAGTCCTTTCTGGAAGCCGCTAATTCCATCGCGGCTGTCCGCAACGTTCTTGACCAGGTCATCGATACTGGCGCGCCTTTGACAAAAGCCATTGGCGCGAGCCGGGCAGGTGCGGCGGCGCGTTACGCGCTTTCGGCGATGACGGAGGACCAGGCCGACGTCGAAGAGGCCCTCAAAGCCCTATGCAGGGGCCTCAAGACAGGAGATCGGGAAGAATTCATTCGCCAGCGGCTTGTCGATTGCTTCGCCCTGGAAGGCTGGGCGTCTGCCGGCGTCCTGCTTTGCCTCCTCCGCCAGCCGGGGCAATTTGTCTCGCACGCCCATCTGGCGGACGCGGCCTGCGTCCTCTCGGAGAGTCCCAATGTCGTGCGCGTCTATATCTGCCAGCTGCGCTCAAGCCTCAAAAGCCGGGGCTTTGAGGATGGCGCCATCGAGACCGGGCGGCGAAGCTACCGGATAGTTCCGAGCGCTGCCTTCGGGATCGTCAACGCGCTTGGCGTGTCCTTGAGACCGACCAGAAAGGCGAGCATGAGTGAAAGCCAAAGCCACAGCCAGGCTGCCGCGCGGTGACCGAGCCACCAGGCCAGCCCAAGGGCTGGCCTGCGCCTGCGGGGCGGCCGGTGGCCGGTCGGGCAGCCGCTCCCCTCAGGCGATGGAGCTGCCCGCGTTCCTTTTCCATGCATTGGCAGGTCCGGAACGGCCGCAAGCCTCAGCCAGGCGTCGCCTAATCCCCTGACCCCTGCGCGCGAAGCCGCTCACGCATCCGCTTGCCCGGCCTGAAATGCACGGCATTTTTTTCGGCCACCGGGACGCATTCTCCAGTCCGGGGATTGCGCCCCATCCGGGCCATGCGAGGCCGTGGGGTAAAGGTACCAAAGCCGCGAATCTCGACCCGTCCGCCCTTTGCGAGATTGTCGATGATTTCCTGGAAGAAAAGATTGACGATGCTCTCGACTTCCGAAGCGGAGAGATCGGGATGCTCTTCGAGCATCTTCTGGATCAGCTCAGATCTGATCATCACGCA includes:
- a CDS encoding HU family DNA-binding protein, with amino-acid sequence MIRSELIQKMLEEHPDLSASEVESIVNLFFQEIIDNLAKGGRVEIRGFGTFTPRPRMARMGRNPRTGECVPVAEKNAVHFRPGKRMRERLRAQGSGD
- a CDS encoding DUF7146 domain-containing protein; the protein is MPLITRRPSQDTIDLVGALDGSWHGRTAMCRCPVHDDRAPSLSIRQGDHGILVTCFAGCAREDVLRALRRIPRRKRFAYCDTPSRSSGSAARLWAQAGPVSGTLAERYMTLRGLEPPVADVRYHPRCPYRPLPWTSYQPALLLAVREGRQLTAVQRIFLDPQTGACRMKLLLGRPGGGAWQGGGRPDSVLALAEGFETARAFNLLEGEPCWASLGARRLDRLILPQSLSSLILAADNDGEGERAAARAMRRYARPGLEISIRTPKGVKDWAEALETVRSPQR
- a CDS encoding winged helix-turn-helix domain-containing protein, with protein sequence MGSEDKSTINQSVRLDSLTIDDLKSLEQSFLEAANSIAAVRNVLDQVIDTGAPLTKAIGASRAGAAARYALSAMTEDQADVEEALKALCRGLKTGDREEFIRQRLVDCFALEGWASAGVLLCLLRQPGQFVSHAHLADAACVLSESPNVVRVYICQLRSSLKSRGFEDGAIETGRRSYRIVPSAAFGIVNALGVSLRPTRKASMSESQSHSQAAAR